A window of Pseudomonas denitrificans (nom. rej.) genomic DNA:
CGCAGCGCAGCGTGCCGGCGTGGGCAGCACCGGCAGCGAGGGTCAGGAGCAGGGCTATCAGCCAGGGACGCATGGGCGGCTCCGTTGCAGGTTCAAGGTCAACCCTAACGACTGGGAAGTGACGCTGCATTGAGCTGACGCAGGCTTAACGCACCGGGCCGGCATTGCGCACGTACAAGTCCTTGCCGCCGGTGTTGCCGATGCCCCTTGCCTGCAGTTCGAAACGCTTGGGGTGGCCCTTGATCAGGTCGCTGAGCTTCTTGAAGCCATACAGGCGTGGGTCGAACGCTGGCTGCAGCTTGCTGATGTTCTGCCCCAGGGCGCCCAGTTGCACCCAGTCATCGTCGTCGCCGTCGATGTCGTCGAGCACCTTGGCGATGAAGTCCAGCGGGACTTTCTGCGACTTGGGTTTGCTGGCGGGTTTCGGCGCTTCGGCGGTGCTCGGGGCGGCAGCCTTGTCGGTGGCCGGTGCGGGCTCGGCGACGGGGTCGGCGGCAGCGCGCAGGATCTCGGTGTAGATGAACTTGTCGCAGGCGGAGACGAAGGGCTTGGGCGTTTTCTCCTCGCCGAAGCCGTAGACCGTCAGGCCCTCTTCGCGCAGGCGCGCGGCCAGCCGGGTGAAGTCACTGTCGCTGGAAACCAGGCAGAAGCCGTCGAAGCGCCGAGTGTAGAGCAGGTCCATGGCGTCGATGATCAGCGCGCTGTCGGTGGCGTTCTTGCCGTTGGTGTAGGCGAACTGCTGCATGGGCTGGATGGAGTGGTCGAGCAGAACCTGTTTCCACTTGCCCAGGTTGGGCTTGGTCCAGTCGCCATAGATGCGCTTCACGCTGGCAACGCCGTACTTGGCGATCTCCTCGAACAGCCCTTCGACGATGGCGGCGGGGGCATTGTCGGCGTCGATCAGGACGGCGAGATGGGTCTGCTGGCGAGGGGAGGGAGACTTGTTGGCCATGCTGCATCCTTTGCGGTGGTTACGACGACCTTAGTGCCCGTGGCCCGTCGCGACAACCCGGCAAGCCAATAGAGTCATTGCGCCATCACTGGCGCAGGCATATCCTCCGCCACCGTTCAGGGAGGAACGTGGCGTCATCATTCGATCGCGAACTGCCTGGGCGCCCAATCTGCCATCGAAGGAATGACCATGTTTCGCTTTCTCTGCGTTTCCCTTTTCGCGATCCTGCTGACCGGCTGCGCCTCTTCGGCGAAGGTCGAGAACATGCAGGTCAATGACCAGCAGGCGCACACCCAGGGCTATGACGCCGCGCTGCGCGACAACCTCCAGGTCACCGATGTCGAGGGTGGCAAGAAGACCAACCCGCTGTGGACCTCGCAGATCGACGGCGCTGATTTCCGCGCGGCGCTGGAGCAGTCCCTGGGCAAGGCCGGTCTGCTCGGCCAGGGTAACAAGGCTGCCTATTCGCTGCGCACCAAGCTGGTCAGCCTCGACCAGCCGGTATTCGGCTTCAGCTTCACCGTGACCTCGACCGTCGAGTACAGCCTGGTGGAAAACGCCGGTGGCCGCGTGGTCTGGCAGGAGACCGTGAAGGAGCCCTTCACCGCGGGCGTAGGTGATGCGTTCTATGGCGTGACCCGCCTGCGCCTGGCCAACGAAGGCTCGGCCCGCGCCAACATCAACACCCTGCTGCAGCGCCTGGGTGGCCTGAAGCTGGGTGTTGGTCAGGTATCGCTGCAGAACTGATCTCGCTCTGCAAAAAAAGCCCGGCCATGGCCGGGCTTTTTTCATGGTGCCGCCGTTACGCGGTGGCGAACTCGCACTTGTCCCGCCCGCTGCGCTTGGCATCCAGCAATGCGGCGTCGGCGCGGCTGAGGGTCTGGGAATAGCTTTCGCCGGGATGGTGCTCGGCGACGCCGAAGCTGGCGGTGACGGACAGGGCGTTGGTGCCCACGCGCACGGCCAGGCAGCGGATGTCGTTGCGCACGCGCTCGATGATGGCGGCGGCGTCGGCCAGGCGGGTGTCGGGGAGGATCAGCAGGAATTCCTCGCCGCCCCAACGGCCGCAGAGGTCGTACTGGCGCAGGGCTGACTCCATGGCGCGGCCGATTTCCACCAGCACGCGGTCGCCCACTTCGTGGCCCCAGGTGTCGTTGACCTGCTTGAAGCGGTCGACGTCGAGCATGGCCAGCACGTAGGACTCGCCGTGGCGCTGGGCGCGTTCGCTTTCCTCGCGCAGGCGCTCCATCAGCAGGCGGCGGTTGGCGATGCCGGTGAGGGTGTCGTGGGTCGAGGCTTCCTTCAGCGCGATGTTCAGGTCGCGCATCATGTCCTGGTAGCGGTCGGAGATGCGCGCGACCTTTTCCAGCTGGCGCAGCTGCTTGTGGTAGCGCTCGGACAGCGTGCTGTTCTGCTGCCGGGCCATGGACTGGAAGCCGTCGGAAATCCGCGCGATGCGTTCCAGGCGCGCGAGCTGGTCGAGGGATTGCTGGTGCTTCTGGTACAGGGCCTCGCGCAGGGGGTGCCCTTCGTACTGGGGGTCGGCCAGCAGCTCTTCGATCAGCAGGTCCAGCTCGCGCTCGCTAGTCATGGCTCTTACTCGTCGTAGGCTTGGATGACGAACGGGAAGGTACAGTCCTCGCGGAATTCCTCGGCCAGTTCGGCGACGCGCTCGTTGCGGCGGTCGTAGTGCCACGCCACGCGAGTACTGCGGCCCTGGCCGTGGGCTTCTTCGAGCAGGTCGAAGATGTCCATCATGGCCTTGATCGAGCTGGTATTGAGGTACAGCAGGCGCAGGTCGAGTTCCAGCGGGCGCTGTTCCTGGGTGAGGAAGCGTTCGACCCACTCGATGACCTGGCCGAACAGCTCGAAGGAGTTCTCCGGGTAGGAGTCGCCCTGCATCGCGAGGATGCCGGCCTGCCAGTCGCCGTGGATCTGTGGGGTGGATTGGGTTCCGGTGACGTTGAGATCGCTCATGTCGGGTCTTCCTGAATTTCGCGGTTCAGATCACGGCGCGCAGGCTGAAGAAGGCGCGGCCGTCGGGTTGTTCGGTGAGGGAGGTCTTGAGCGGCGCGCTGGACTTGCGGGCGATGTCCAGCAGGCCGAGACCTGCGCCGGTGGAGGCTTCGGCGTCGCGCGGGCGGCGCAGCTGCTCCTTGTAGGCCGCCTTGAGCTGGACCTTGTCGAGCCCGGCGATGGCTTCGATGCTGCGCACCAGGCCCTGGCCGTCGGCCAGTTCGACCAGG
This region includes:
- the siaD gene encoding biofilm regulation diguanylate cyclase SiaD — encoded protein: MTSERELDLLIEELLADPQYEGHPLREALYQKHQQSLDQLARLERIARISDGFQSMARQQNSTLSERYHKQLRQLEKVARISDRYQDMMRDLNIALKEASTHDTLTGIANRRLLMERLREESERAQRHGESYVLAMLDVDRFKQVNDTWGHEVGDRVLVEIGRAMESALRQYDLCGRWGGEEFLLILPDTRLADAAAIIERVRNDIRCLAVRVGTNALSVTASFGVAEHHPGESYSQTLSRADAALLDAKRSGRDKCEFATA
- a CDS encoding NYN domain-containing protein; translation: MANKSPSPRQQTHLAVLIDADNAPAAIVEGLFEEIAKYGVASVKRIYGDWTKPNLGKWKQVLLDHSIQPMQQFAYTNGKNATDSALIIDAMDLLYTRRFDGFCLVSSDSDFTRLAARLREEGLTVYGFGEEKTPKPFVSACDKFIYTEILRAAADPVAEPAPATDKAAAPSTAEAPKPASKPKSQKVPLDFIAKVLDDIDGDDDDWVQLGALGQNISKLQPAFDPRLYGFKKLSDLIKGHPKRFELQARGIGNTGGKDLYVRNAGPVR
- the siaC gene encoding biofilm regulation phosphoprotein SiaC, producing MSDLNVTGTQSTPQIHGDWQAGILAMQGDSYPENSFELFGQVIEWVERFLTQEQRPLELDLRLLYLNTSSIKAMMDIFDLLEEAHGQGRSTRVAWHYDRRNERVAELAEEFREDCTFPFVIQAYDE